The DNA segment caTCAAACTTTTCAGGCTTATCCAGATGGTTAACTGGAACCGGTATCCTCATGTTGGAAGAAGGTGTTTCGGTCGGTAGTCATTTCTGAAATAAAACCAAAAACGTGTAAGAATCTGAAATAAGTAATACTTGAGACTACTTTAAGattgttggtaatcttatctcataataaaaattacacgtaaataatatatgaatacaataaaatgataatagaacagAGACAATAGATTATGTAATGAGATGAAGAAATGTCTTCTTGTTTGCTCCGAGGCCTATGATATCATAATTcctttaaaacagtttcaccatctcccgtttgtgctgaagAGTTTTgtcggtggctgcttcccaaggtacaacggaacctgcaatgatttagcacatAAAAATCACTACAACAATGAACTAGACAAAAttacctgaatcacaatcaccgggtttaGCAAAGAAAtggtcgagtcaagaaactcgaagaacactaacaaaatatactaaatgaacaagaaaagacttttagaattctagagtgaaaAGTGATAAGATCATGTGTGGAGAGGAATCAAGGTgaggggatatttatagttgaaaattaaactcataatcaattctttaatccaacggccactaatccatcatccattcatccaacggttatccTTGCTTGCTTTTTCATTATCTTTGTAAGTTACATccaacaataattattttgtagttacaatagcaattaacatcatttgttaattgcctcattcaagacatttatgttaattgtaacaattaacaaacttaattcacaataaatttgatgtgaatttcatttggatgaaatttcaccttaattcacatttgaatttcatgtgaattttatttggattaatttcactttaattcacatttgaaattcatgtgaatttcatttagattaatttcactttaattcacatttgaatttcatgtgaatttcatttggattaatttcactttaattcacatttgaatgtcatttgaattttatttggattaatttcacacttaattcacatttgaatttggtatgaatttcattagcccaaatatcatttccatttaattaatggaattagcttaattccaacataACCAAATGAAAAAAGGATAAAGGAAATTATAAGAAGAACTTGTTGCTTCAATGCTTCAATTCAATGGTGGAATTTTTGGAAGGTTGCCGTCAAGTTTAGGAGGGAGAGAAAAATTGTCTGCAgttttttttgtctttaattaatgggctttattaatttgtcaggcccaactgccaaatgagctgacctaacaaatctcccccgtcagtgcaacttcgcgggctccaataaacTCGCTCTCTCCTGATAATCTTCAAACTTGTGCTTAGGAAGGACTTCGTAAATATAtcggcaccattctcacttgtatgaatcttctccaagttcatcTCTTTTtcctcaagcacatcacgtatccaatgatatctcacgtcgatgtattggatctcgaatgaaaatctgaattctttgagagatgaatgtCACTTTGACTATCGCAAAACAAAGTgaacttctcttgcttttggcccaactcttgtaggaacttcttcattCATAACACCTCTTACATGTCTCAGTAGATGCAATATACTCAACTTCTGTAGTAGAAAAAGTAACACACTTTTGTAATCTTGACTGCCACGAAATAACTCCTCCTacaaaggtaaccaaaaaacctaatacgaattttcttgaatcaacatcacccgccatatcaAAATCTGCaaagccttccaaaataggagtatcacttccgaagcATAAACGTACTTTCAAAGAGGCTCGAAGATATCTTagaatccacttaacagccaACCAATGTTTTTCTCCAGGGTTGGAGAGATACTGACTAACAATACCAACTGCGTGTGCTATGTTCGGTCTTGCACATACCAtgacatacataagactaccaactgcggaggcataaggtacatcttcatctcatctttctcttctcacttgtaggacattgtttagaactcaacTTAAAATGACCTACAAGTGGAATTGAAACCGGTTTTgaatttttcattgcaaacctctcaagtaccttctcaatgtacttctcctgtGATAACCAAAGTGTTAtgttctttctgtctcttgtgatttccatgcataggatctgcttcactgaacccaaatccttcatctcaaaagacttgttcaaatcccttttgagcttctcaatttttgCAATATTTTGCCCAACAATcatcatatcatcaacatagagtagaagaataacataatcatcaatgtcgtatctcttgatgaaaactCAATGATTAGAAGTAGTCTTATTGTACTCATTTGCTTCTATGAAGGATTCAAATTTCCTGTACCATTGTCTGGGCGCTTGCTTGAGCCCGTACAGACTTTTCCTCAACCTGGAGACAATATCTTCTTTACCTTTCAGTTTAAAACCCTCGtgttgttccatatagatctcttcctccaagtcaccatggagaaatgcggtcttcacatctagttgttcaatttccaaatcttgatTAGTAGtcaatgctaacacaactctgatggatgacctcttcacaaccggtAAGAAggtctcttcaaaatcaatcccctttttctgtccaaagcccttcacaactagtcttgctttgtatcgaggttgtgagctattctcttgatgcttcaacttgaatacccacttgttcttcaaagtcttctttctTTTCGAAAGTTTCACCAATTCATAAGTCTCGTTCTCTTGCAaagaatttatctcttcttgcattgccaccgatcacttgttcttgttttcatgagacaatacttcttgataggATTCTAgttctcccccgtcagtcaacatcgcatactcattgggaggatacctaTTAGAAGGTCGTTGttgcctactagatcttctaatatgctgATCATCGGATGGCTCTAGAtaactatcatcatcttgttcagcttcctctgttggctcaACATCAACTAGATAACTaacaaccttttttttttttattgtaaccACTTTTACAACTAATTCCTAAATATAAACAAAGATTGGtgaaaaaatcaaagttaaatttaacataatatttataattatttataatagtaataaaaaatccaactaataaaaatatttgaaaaaactaattaacaaacaaacatataatggataacaaaaattttaactaataaacaaataattaaaaagctAATTAATAGGAAAAAAACATtccttgaataaaatataatttaaatttataacatattaacgaattaataaaagaattaaaaaaataaataactaattaatataaaataatatgcgTAAGTCataggaaagaaaataaaattttaatttaataacctCTTATTCAactaataaaagaataataaataaattttaagctaataaaaattatttaaaaagctaattattaaaaaataacttggtaattaatattaataaaataagatttaaagTTCATAATCTCTTAACTAACTAAcccaataatataaaatgaatttgaaactaataaaaaagtatttagaAAACTTAActaatagaaaataaaagtttaattaataggaaaatttaaatttaacaaccTTAACTAATTATTAGGAGAAATgtaaaatagattttaaattaatcttttttaataaaattaattatatatatatatatatataattctaataaaattaattatatatatgaagtcCATCAATGTGGTGTCTGTCTCGAACCACCAAAATAGCCGATGAAGGAGCAAAGAAAAAGAGCAAACTGCAATCTAGACCGGACCGGTTCTTGTCTAAGCATAGACCAAACTGGACCGGCCCATGAAACTCGCATCAGATAAGCGgccagataaaaaaaatatgacgtttagtaattatgttattttaattaccAACTAGAGTAAAATTAGGGCGGATAGTTTATttgagaaatattaaaatagctataaatttatattatattcaagAAATATCATTGCTATATTAATGAAAgagtttttagaaaattttaaaatattttattataaaattagtttaatgaaatgatgtctttCCACTAACTTCAGATCTCTCTTTTCATAGAAGGAAGAACAACATTCATATAACAAAAACGATGGAAacacaataaattttaaattgtaaaaaacttatattatataattacaCAATAGTTAGAATTGGTCAATTATAGTAATTCagttaaaattcaaattacaagTTGAGTTCTTTGGACTTTCTCAATACGAATGGATGTTGGAGCAATGATTCAGCGTTCCATCGACTTCTAAAATCCCTCGCAAGACATCTTTGCAAGAAATCTATGGCCTCAAAAGACAAACTATTAGGAATTACTGGAACGACGTCGTGTTTTgcaatgaaattttttatatctttattaGACGGAAATCCTCCCCATACATTCTGTCCGGTAAACATCTTCAATACAGTGCAGCCCAATGCCCAAATATCACACCACCAGTTGTATACTCCGTGTGTTATCACTTCTGGAGCCATATACTCTGGCGTCCCTCGCCTTGCATCAATTTCGCGAATCACTCCAGCTCTCCTGACCAATCCAAAATCTGCTATCTTTGGAACTCCATCGCCCGTCAATAATATATTCTCCGGCTTAATATCGCAATGAACCAGACCCAATTTATGAATGTACTTCAAACCCAACAGAATTCCTTTAACATATTCGATCACCTCCTTCTCCGATAATCCTCCCCAGGTCTTCTTTATTTTTGCATATAAGTCGCCGCCGGAGGCGTATTCCAAAAATATGTTGTAATCGGAGCAACCATAATAACCAATGATGTTTGGATGATCATCTTTGAATATCGACAAAACATGTTTCTCTCGGTCGAGAGAATCCTTACTGAAGAATGATTTAGCGGCCATAAGTGGTGGAAGATTAAAAGAGATAGGGTCGTCGGGCAACGGACGAGCTTCATAGACAGCTCCATAACCTCCCATACCAAGAACTCTTCCCCTTTTCCACCATTGATCGCTACCATTCATCTTCGCAATTGTGCTACCATTCATCTTCGCAATTGTGCTACCATTCATCTTCGCAATTATGAATCGATATTTTGtatagagagaaaataataaagaatgGAATTCCATATTAATAGAGAATGGAATTATTTATAACTATCACTTGGTGTATTAGATATTAGATAGATtctaatgtttaaaaaaatattcctaATTTTAATTAGATTGACCACCAAGTCTctcttttcttaaaaaaaattactttattttttaatttgttttgaatatctataatttaaattcttttattattattattattattattattattattattattattattattattattatctattaaaatatatttattggttTAACCGTTCTTATATATAAgatcttatatttttatattgtatataaatttattattttaagatttttttcttaaatatttaaatttgtatataataaatcaCACAATCGTATTTGAgattctaatatattaatagatatttttttcttaaataaaatttaaatcacatattctaaatttgtatatattaatatcgaataataaaatatgtaaattattttttattaattttaaatattaaatctattaatACGATGTGATTCAACACTAACAAACAAAAACACACCCAAGACAGGGAATTAAGAAAGTATTTAATTATGCGAAATAAAATTCTTTCTTTTCTCCCAAAAATTTGATTTAGtataatgaattaatgatataaaTGGATGAAGAATTCTTAGggaatgaaattgaaaaaatttataaacgTTTAATCTTGTTATTAGAAAGACACAATTAGTGTCTCAAAGCAATTTAACCCATCAAGCTCCGGCGTAAATCTGGCAATAACCATCTTCTTTTTGGAGGCGGAGGCAGCGGCAGCGGCGAGGGTTTCCCGTTCGTGTTAGCCTCCGTCCGGTCGTTGGAAACATGGTTGTTCCATAAAGAAGGAATGGAATTCTTGAAACTGAACATCGAATCCATGATCAACGAGATGAATGGatgaattgaattttattataatttgtttatgagAATTATGAAGAATTACAAGAAGGGGCGtctgtatttatttatatagaatgGGATCAAAGAAGATGATATAGACGAGCAGGGCGGAGCCAAGATTTGAAACTTACCCGGGCTAattctataataatataaaacaatcaatcaataacgacgggaaacaatcaataacgacggtaaattaccgtcgttattgataaatGCATACATAATATCTAGGGCTACCCGGGCTACAACCCGGGCCGACttgtacttggctccgcccctgtaGACGAGAGCTTTTATGACCCTTGTTCGAGTTATAGTTTTGTAACTAGTTTTAGAGATCTATAAAAATCTTACTATAACAAGTAATTTACTAGAGTAGGTGAAATCATTCTCAAGGACAATACTTCTCAGCATTAATAGGTCATTTAGTGTTTTAAAGATAGTCTATTTCTTGTTATTTCgaatacaaatattaatgatGTGATTAATGGTAATTTGTAGTAATATTTTCcaacattttaatattcttgGGAACGAAGACTAACATTATGCCACCATTTATCTCAATTTCGAAAGAGAATAAAGTGTTGTTGAGGAGTACGAGATCTTGCATTTTGTGATTTCCATCACCACACAAAGTGGCAGCTTGAAATGATTCACCATTTTAATGACAGACTAATTAATGGTCAAGAAATAGACATCAAATGTTCCTCCACCaaggttaaaaatgaaaattttctctATTGTCTAGACCATAAGCAGTTACAAAAGCAGTTGTCACAATGATGATACACATCACTTTCATACCAGAAATTACGCCGACGTCTTTGGGAGTCGATGAAGTAAGCTGGGATTGTAATCATGACAACATTTTACACCAATAATCCCAAAAAGGCTTAGGCAATCTCCTTCATCTTGATTAAAACTATGGAAGATATTTCCTCAAAGAAATCACCTTGAAAAGCCAGTACTTGGTGCCACTTTGCACCAACGGATCAGTAAACTTTTTACCAGTCAATCTCTTTACATccgaaatataaaatttaatatgatttgaatattatatttaaaacagAAGAATGATTGAACTTATTGAGGATAAATTTACCATAAACAGTGTTGatggataaatatatattctgtTTGATCGGTATACTATTTGTATCATACCAAGATTTCAGTGATTTTAATATACCGATATTTCGGTAAACTGAAATATTGTTACGATATAGGCATGATTTTCATATACCAAAAGTTCAATACAATATATGGTATGGATAAAAATTTTCAGTATACCAACCCACACCCTCCTTAAAATGTTTTAggactaaaataataaaagactttatatttcatttgttctattttatttgaaaatgggaaaTTTTGAAAggaaattacttttttattggTATTTTGTGATATTTCAACTATTGTCAGCTATAGTGCCGTTCCTGAGATTTTTTAGGCTTTAGGCGAAAGCACGAAATTGGGGCCCTACGCATAAACATCACTTGTGTTTCATCGTTGATCTTCAATAACCTTCCAATATCTACAAATATGCAACATAAATTGTCAACGAAAGTGACctcttcttgcatttttagatgcaaaatcattgataattgtatcgtaatcaatatattccaaaaaaaaaatttcaatacataaaatagcaagtccattcaatctatcttgagacatcgaagatcttagataatttttcaataattttaacttagaaaaacTTCTTTCAGCAGAAACTACCGTAACAGGCAATGTTAGTAAAATTCGATATACAATAGAGACATTAGGATAACAATCTATTGACAttacaaaatcaagaatttcatcAGCTGACATATCCAAACTAGGTAAAGCAACTTGTAGTATTTTTAGTTCAGAAAACAAATCACTCAAATTAACATCACACGTACCTTCATgagaaaatacattacaaaatgTGCTACACTTTTCTTTCAATTTGCTTTCATTCAATGCTTTCAACTTTTCAGAATTCATAAGGAACCCAAATAAGTCATTAAACTCATTCAATCTACTAGGGAAACTTCTTGACCATTACTTAACTTTTGAGAATAGTGAAAATAAGAAAAGCGCCTAGAAATATGATCATAAGGAAACTCAAGATTTAATTCCCGTCTAGGAcatttttcaacaaataaatctCTTGTTTTATTATCAAGATTATCCCAATTTATAGGATCATATATATATCTACTAGGGTTTATCCACGAGAGAGATAGAATGGTTGTTCGTTTGACTATCGTTTTCgggaatgatatttattttctccaCATTCTCATCtacattaactatattaatttcttcAGCATTTATCGCTTCAGTGGAGTCTAAATTTTCAGAAGTTTTTGTTCTTTTAACAAACTTGTCAAGCGCACCACTTTGAGATTTAACAAATTGTTCTTCTAATTCATTCCTTTTTCGTTTTTCATAtccagataaatattttttcggcgccatcaaacaagtaaactattttcaaaatctttacgGTTTAACCACACAAATACACAATCTCAAAAcaaagcataaaaataaataacaatcaaaccctgatgttgaattttcacttttaatggtTAAACCTTATTTCAAGGCTCAACCCAGCGAAACAGATCCACCgtcgaaattattttgttgtcggtttcgttgtgaGTTTCGGTGTCGATGTAGGATACAGACACTGAGAGAGAGAGACAGtagggttttcaattttttgttctgATAGTGTTAGTTTGTTTCTCTATTCGGGCTATAGAGGCTTGGGTcaaaaaatttaacataataaaaaaaattaaagaataagaaattaaaaatccttactaatacctagcatatgtaaaaaaaatgggCCCCTTTTTGGTCCTAGGCCCTAGGCCGTTGCCTAGGCTGCCTACCCCTCCGGGCCGAGCCTGGTCAGCTAGAGTTGCTTTGTTCACTACAAAATGTATGTAGGATTCTctaaatgtatataatttaatgcTGCACCAAATTAGAATTGGTGAATCAATCTTAACTTTGAAGTCAGACTTGACTATTGTAGTTCACTATGACCTTATAAGACATGATGTCCAACTTGCATCCTAATGAGAAAATTGCAGCTTTAAcgaaatatatagataaatttgaGAAGGAGTTCATATATTGGCTATCAATACTAGTAAATTGAGAATTAAACAAACACCAACAATActctgcatatatatatataaaaaaatcaatcaactTCCTTAATCATCAGTTGTGATCCTTGTGCCCTTTCACAAGGAAAGGAAGAATAACATGCCATTTCACGATGAAAGAGtaatgattataaaaaataataagattataaaaaatattatatttttacctaTTCCTGTGAAAGGACACAAGAGGGAGTCCCTTCCTACGAGAGAACGCAAAGGGGAGTCGGTAACAGAGGATCTCAACCGATCAATTAGAGTTCCCCTAAAACCAGAATTACCAGCCTTAGAAATGATGTTGTTGAACACACTTTCCAACTCTTTCAATTTTTCCTCGAACACATCCACCTTGGTTGTCTTTTTATGGTCGTCTAACCACATATATGCCTCCTCTAATGTGTCATCTATCTTCTTCTTGTCACCATATGCCAGCTTAGACCTCATTTTCTTCACTTTGTTCCTCATTTTGTAAACATAGTACTCCACTTCATTCCTGGCCTTTGCTCCTTTCTTGAGCTCCTCATCCTCGGCTCTATACTTCTCCGCCGCTTGCACCAACTTGCCTATCTCCTCCTTTGTTAACCTTCCTTTCTCATTTGTTATTGTCATCTCATTCTTCTCACCACCAGTTATATTTACCTTTGCTGAAACATTTAATATAGAAACAGACAGTGTGTTTACCTTCTCTCCTTGGAACAGGAGGAAATCCGGACAATCTAAATTTTCCAAGAAAGTTATTGTCTTTTGTCATTGATCTCTCGCCCTCGTAAACTCTAATCGAAACACTTGATTGGTTGTCATAGCATGTAACATAAACCTTCTCCACTTTTGTGGGAATCATAGTGTTCCTAGGATTTATGACCGACATTATACCTCTTTTATTATGAATTCCAAGAGAGGGGGGAGTCACATCCAAAAGTACCATATCTTGAACTTTCTTGTTTCCGTCCCCACACAAAATGGCGGCTTGAACTGCAGCCCCTAAAGCAACAGCCTCATCAGGGTTGATATTTTGGCAGAGTTCTTTACCATTaaaaaaattctgaagaaattGTTGTACTTTGGGGATTCTAGTAGACCCACCAACCAGGACAACATCATGAACGCAACTCTTGTCCATCTCTGCATCATTCAAGCATTTCTCAATAGTTTCCATACACGTACTGAATAGATCCATGTTCACCTCCTCAAACTTAGCTCGGGATAATTTGAAATAGAAGTCAACCCCATCCAAGAGAGAATCAATCTCTATGGTGGTTTGGGTACTATATGAAAGAGTTCTTTTCGCCTTCTCGCAAGATATTCTCAGTCTACTTAAAGCACGGGGGTTTCCACTTATGTCTTTGTTTTCCTTACGTTTGAATTCCTGCACAAAATGATTCATCAATCTATTGTCAAATTCCTCTCCTCCCAAATGGGCATCACCAGCGGTGGCCTTCACTTTAAAGACTGACCCAGTAATTGTCAAGACAGAGACGTCAAATGTTCCTCCACCGAGATCGAAAATGAGGACGTTCTTCTCTCCCACGATGTATGCTCTATTGTTTAGACCATAGGCAATGGCAGCAGCAGTAGGCTCAATGATGATGCGCATCACGTTCAGACCAGAAATTGCACCAGCATCTTTGGTGGCTTGTCTTTGGGAGTCGTTGAAGTAAGCCGGGACTGTAATGACAGCATTTTTCACGGGTGATCCCAAAAAGGCCTCGGCAACCTCCTTCATCTTGATTAACACCATGGAAGATATTTCCTCCGCGTAGAACTGCTTCTCCTCGCCTTTGTAACTGACAACGATCACTGGTTTGTCTTCTGGCCCAGAAATCACCTTAAATGGCCAGTACTTGGTGTCACTTTGTACCAACGGATCACTAAACTTCCTACCAATCAATCTCTTTACATCTGAACCATAACAATCTCTTTACTTGGTAGCAATCTGATTCTTAGCTCCGTCACCGATGAACCGTTCTGTatccaggggcggagccaagataaaaaattacctggggctgactccaacttgcattTTAGATGTAACTTTCTATGCTccgcttttttttcaataaaattttcacgattattagaagatggagactcgtcatgccctctcaatgcacactgTCACAGCtcaatcttcctggcccaagaagaggaggcttaaggagaatgtcacgactCAATCCTCCTGGCctaagaagaggaggaggcttgagccctcttaagcccaacccaaggaagattctagactggaaggaagatggaaggaaggtccttgattagcgcacctaattgagagttagaaggaattccttgattagtgcatcactaattgacatataaaaggaatgtccttaataaggaatgtccttgattgataattataaggaatccctaaattagtgcacaatcaatgtaacagttagaattagtcctataaatacctgtgaagtattacattgtaaatcaccaagtattcgagtaatataatactattctttgtaaaagttactctctctctagaattcttgtgtcaattctgttaaacgccgagtgttgcgtcgagtaaggctgactagttacttgttcttgcgaagatcgtaactagtgccgcacggatcgtcagtgaaaagactgagcccgtgacaattggtatcagagctgaaatgacgaGGAGATTGGAAGAAACTTCAAAGGTCGTggacgaagtagagaatcttccccacgggaccggagaagatggtaggaactctcgcaaagttcaGGCGGGAGGAACCAAAGCcaccaaagaaagagaaagatctAGAGATgctatcgttgacattatcgccaggttggagaaggtagaactcactgtggcgtacggacaagataatgacggggacctagaggaacgcattgccgagcttgagaaggagagagacgaactccgaggaggaatgcaaggtgccctgAATGAAGGTTTGTCCAAGTGTCAAGAGCAAGCTCAGATCGTGGAGCAGACCCTCCTTGGTGAAATCAGGACCTTGActgagaaactcgaggtaatgatTTCTAAGTTACAAACTACCGAAGAGGATGTAgcgttactcaagaaggcggttgcgcaagagtgcggacgcgcctgtaggagtccccaatccgataaggatagacattccaaggcctaaagcgtatttaggcgagaggaatgcgaaAGAGATCGACAACTTCCTATGGAGTCTGGATCAGTATTTCAAAGCActcggcctagtagaagaggcAAGAAAGATAGATATTGCCACGACATACCTGGAAGACACCGCAATGCTatggtggaggcgaaggagtagcgacattgaaaaaggtacgtgttctatcaatacctggggtgaattcaaggaggaactcAAGAGACAGTTGTATCCTGAAAACGCTATTCGAGAAGTAAGGGCCAAGTTGCGGCGGCTCTCACAAAGagggagtatcaaggagtatgtcaaggagttcatcgctactctccttgagatccctaactactcagacgatGAAGCCTTGTTCGCCTTcactgatggtctacaaatgtgggcaaAGTTGGAGTTGGAACGAcgtggtgtccaagatctaagcTCCGCTATTGCCGTGGCTGAATCACTCGTCGaaatgagaaggcaagagaaaTCAAAGTCGACCTATGAGAGGAACGACAAGGGGGAAAATGGTGGAAACCATATCTACAACAACGAAGACCCAATTAAGTCTACCAAACCCAATGGTAGAGAAGATCGGGATGAGAAATGTGGAGAGAAACCCCGGATACagtgtttcttttgtgaagggccACACAGGGCAAGAGAGTGccctatgaagaacaaactatcagcattgatggaggagcaagaacgccTCCACGATGAAGCTCGACTGGGGTCGTTAAATCTAATTAGTGCTGTTACAGCAAAGTTTGATGAGCCAAAGTCCGCGAAGAAAGGACGACTATTTGTGGAAACTAAagtaagaaaccacatggttaaagctttgttggatacgggagccaacaacaacTTCCTAGAGGTGAAGGAG comes from the Impatiens glandulifera unplaced genomic scaffold, dImpGla2.1, whole genome shotgun sequence genome and includes:
- the LOC124918594 gene encoding mitogen-activated protein kinase kinase kinase 20-like encodes the protein MNGSTIAKMNGSTIAKMNGSDQWWKRGRVLGMGGYGAVYEARPLPDDPISFNLPPLMAAKSFFSKDSLDREKHVLSIFKDDHPNIIGYYGCSDYNIFLEYASGGDLYAKIKKTWGGLSEKEVIEYVKGILLGLKYIHKLGLVHCDIKPENILLTGDGVPKIADFGLVRRAGVIREIDARRGTPEYMAPEVITHGVYNWWCDIWALGCTVLKMFTGQNVWGGFPSNKDIKNFIAKHDVVPVIPNSLSFEAIDFLQRCLARDFRSRWNAESLLQHPFVLRKSKELNL